From a single Apostichopus japonicus isolate 1M-3 chromosome 12, ASM3797524v1, whole genome shotgun sequence genomic region:
- the LOC139976904 gene encoding probable N-acetyltransferase san → MTRGVTELGDITPHNIKQLKILNSVVFPVSYNDKFYKDVLEVGELAKLAYYNDIVVGAVCCRIDTTPEGARRMYIMTLGCLAPYRRLGIGTVMLKHVLKYCEKDGNIDNLYLHVQINNESAIEFYKHFGFEIIETKQHYYKRIEPAEAHVLQKTLKRSECQETQVESKEEK, encoded by the exons ATGACTCG AGGTGTGACAGAGCTGGGAGACATCACTCCCCATAACATCAAACAGCTGAAGATTCTTAACTCGGTTGTCTTTCCAGTTTCCTACAATGATAAGTTCTACAAAGATGTGCTGGAAGTTGGAGAATTGGCAAAATTGG CTTACTACAATGATATCGTCGTCGGTGCTGTATGTTGCAGGATAGACACAACACCCGAGGGCGCCAGACGTATGTACATTATGACATTGGGATGTCTTGCCCCGTACAGAAGGCTTGGTATAG GTACAGTGATGTTGAAACATGTTCTAAAATACTGTGAAAAGGATGGAAATATAGATAATCTATACCT ACATGTTCAAATAAACAACGAGTCTGCAATTGAATTCTACAAACATTTCGGCTTTGAAATCATCGAAACGAAACAGCACTACTACAAGAGGATAGAACCGGCCGAGGCTCACGTCTTACAAAAAACTCTCAAACGATCAGAATGTCAGGAGACACAAGTTGAAAGCAAAGAGGAAAAGTGA